Proteins encoded within one genomic window of Equus caballus isolate H_3958 breed thoroughbred chromosome 20, TB-T2T, whole genome shotgun sequence:
- the SMIM29 gene encoding small integral membrane protein 29 isoform X2: MRNTTVPNAPQANSDSMVGYVLGPFFLITLVGVVVAVVMYVQKKKRYDPAEELHEAEQELLSDVGDPKVVHGWQSGYQHKRMPLLDVKT, translated from the exons ATGAGGAACACCACAGTTCCCAATGCCCCCCAGGCCAACAGTGACTCCATGGTGGGCTATGtgctggggcctttcttcctcaTCACCTTGGTCGGGGTGGTGGTGGCTGTG GTAATGTATGTCCAGAAGAAAAAGCG CTATGACCCTGCTGAGGAGCTACATGAGGCTGAGCAGGAGCTGCTCTCTGATGTGGGAGACCCCAAG GTGGTACACGGCTGGCAGAGTGGCTACCAGCACAAGCGGATGCCCTTGCTGGATGTCAAGACATGA
- the SMIM29 gene encoding small integral membrane protein 29 isoform X1, which produces MRNTTVPNAPQANSDSMVGYVLGPFFLITLVGVVVAVVMYVQKKKRVDRLRHHLLPMYSYDPAEELHEAEQELLSDVGDPKVVHGWQSGYQHKRMPLLDVKT; this is translated from the exons ATGAGGAACACCACAGTTCCCAATGCCCCCCAGGCCAACAGTGACTCCATGGTGGGCTATGtgctggggcctttcttcctcaTCACCTTGGTCGGGGTGGTGGTGGCTGTG GTAATGTATGTCCAGAAGAAAAAGCG gGTGGACCGGCTTCGCCATCACCTGCTCCCCATGTACAGCTATGACCCTGCTGAGGAGCTACATGAGGCTGAGCAGGAGCTGCTCTCTGATGTGGGAGACCCCAAG GTGGTACACGGCTGGCAGAGTGGCTACCAGCACAAGCGGATGCCCTTGCTGGATGTCAAGACATGA
- the SMIM29 gene encoding small integral membrane protein 29 isoform X3, whose translation MRNTTVPNAPQANSDSMVMYVQKKKRVDRLRHHLLPMYSYDPAEELHEAEQELLSDVGDPKVVHGWQSGYQHKRMPLLDVKT comes from the exons ATGAGGAACACCACAGTTCCCAATGCCCCCCAGGCCAACAGTGACTCCATG GTAATGTATGTCCAGAAGAAAAAGCG gGTGGACCGGCTTCGCCATCACCTGCTCCCCATGTACAGCTATGACCCTGCTGAGGAGCTACATGAGGCTGAGCAGGAGCTGCTCTCTGATGTGGGAGACCCCAAG GTGGTACACGGCTGGCAGAGTGGCTACCAGCACAAGCGGATGCCCTTGCTGGATGTCAAGACATGA